The region GTAGTCGCGATCGTAATGGTCGAGCTCTTCGCGGCGCAGCTCCGAACTGATCAGCCCCTGGAGACTGGCGGTTGCGGCTAACACATTGCCGTAGGTGGACACGGTGATGTCCTCGGGCCGAAAAATGTCTTCAAACAACATGCGTGCGGACAGCGATGTGAAACGCCAATATTCACCCCAGGTATCCATGTCGAAACGGGCAATCTGACTGATACCCGGAACCACGGCCAGCACCACCCCGTCCGGTTTTAAGATGCGGGCGACCGTGCGAAGCGCGGCTCGTACGTCATAGATGAACTGTAAGGTAAACGTGAGAATGACACAGTCGAAACTGTTGGATGGAATGTGTGGCGCATGAGTCAGATCGCCGTTGATCGTGGATCCTGGCGAGTCGGCATGGAGATGAAGAATCTCGGAGCGAGTGACCCGGTCCTGGCCGAATTGCGTCGTATACCGGTTGTCGCCGATCTCCAACACCTGTCCGTGAATGTCAGTGCCATACGCAGGAAAGAAGTGCCCCTCTGTGTAGTATCGGTCGATGGGTTGGCCGGCCTGCCATCCGAAATCGCGTCGGATCGGGTGAACGCGCCGCAAGGAGTGGCCCCATCGCCAATCAAGACCCAGTCCGTTGGGCTCGCCGAGGAAGGTGACTCGGACTTGCTGATAGAGGGTGTCGCCCAACACCTTGCGGATGGTGTG is a window of Nitrospira sp. DNA encoding:
- a CDS encoding class I SAM-dependent methyltransferase — translated: MRPGNILAVRGEVRIRNHLISGVAWPFKHTIRKVLGDTLYQQVRVTFLGEPNGLGLDWRWGHSLRRVHPIRRDFGWQAGQPIDRYYTEGHFFPAYGTDIHGQVLEIGDNRYTTQFGQDRVTRSEILHLHADSPGSTINGDLTHAPHIPSNSFDCVILTFTLQFIYDVRAALRTVARILKPDGVVLAVVPGISQIARFDMDTWGEYWRFTSLSARMLFEDIFRPEDITVSTYGNVLAATASLQGLISSELRREELDHYDRDYEVVIGIRAVKR